One genomic region from Arthrobacter sp. YN encodes:
- a CDS encoding glutaminase, whose translation MDIQNLLDDIVGAVQPHVGQGNVADYIPQLGAVDAQQFGISVATRDGEVYSAGDAHVDFSIQSISKVFALALVLAFDGDSIWKRVFREPSGNPFNSLVQLESEDGIPRNPFINAGAIVVTDRLLSLTGNAAHAVRDLMRQETSKDSIDTDHHVAGSELANSHRNASLAHFLASCGNLENPVEDVLDSYAKQCAVAMTCEDLALATRFLASNGLGADGTLLLSPAQTKRINAVMLTCGTYDAAGEFAYRVGLPGKSGVGGGIVAVVPNKCSISVWSPGLGRSGNSVAGVAALDEFTTRTGWSVF comes from the coding sequence ATGGATATCCAGAATCTCCTCGACGACATCGTCGGGGCCGTGCAGCCGCATGTCGGCCAGGGAAACGTGGCTGACTACATCCCCCAGCTTGGGGCCGTGGATGCCCAACAATTCGGCATTTCGGTGGCCACCCGTGACGGCGAAGTTTATTCAGCCGGAGATGCCCACGTGGACTTTTCCATCCAAAGCATCTCCAAGGTCTTTGCGCTCGCCTTGGTGCTGGCCTTCGACGGGGACAGCATTTGGAAACGGGTGTTCCGGGAGCCGTCGGGCAACCCCTTCAATTCGTTGGTCCAGTTGGAAAGCGAAGACGGCATTCCCCGAAATCCGTTCATCAACGCCGGTGCAATAGTTGTGACGGACCGGCTCCTGAGCCTGACAGGAAACGCCGCCCACGCCGTGCGGGATTTGATGCGCCAGGAGACCAGCAAGGACAGCATCGATACCGATCACCACGTGGCTGGCTCGGAACTGGCCAACAGCCACCGCAATGCTTCCTTGGCCCACTTCCTGGCAAGCTGCGGCAACCTGGAGAACCCTGTGGAGGATGTCCTGGACTCTTATGCGAAGCAATGCGCAGTGGCCATGACGTGCGAAGACCTTGCGCTCGCAACCCGGTTCCTCGCCTCCAACGGCCTGGGCGCAGACGGGACACTGCTGTTGTCACCGGCGCAGACCAAGAGGATCAACGCCGTCATGCTCACGTGTGGAACGTACGACGCCGCGGGCGAATTCGCGTACCGCGTGGGCCTTCCGGGCAAGAGCGGCGTGGGCGGCGGCATCGTGGCTGTGGTTCCGAACAAGTGCTCCATCAGCGTGTGGAGCCCCGGTCTGGGAAGGTCCGGGAATTCGGTGGCGGGTGTCGCAGCGCTGGACGAATTCACCACACGTACTGGCTGGTCGGTGTTTTAG
- the cobA gene encoding uroporphyrinogen-III C-methyltransferase, protein MAIQDIYPTALRLLGRPVLVVGGGPVAERRAKGLLDAGAKVTVVAPVATDNLRGLAASGLLTWEPREYRTSDLDGVWFVQTATGTAAVDTQVSADAEAQRIWCVNASDHEASAAWTPAVAVVDDVKIAINAGGDPRRAMALRNAVATALETGDLPLRRHRKPDAAGKTPAGSVALVGGGPGDSGLITVRGRRLLGQADVVVADRLGPRELLKELAPDVRVIEVGKTPGHHPVPQLEINRILVDEALQGNRVVRLKGGDPYVLGRGGEEAEFCRQNGVEVEVVPGVTSAISVPAAAGIPVTHRGLAKGFSVVTGHEELSEVPARPDHTVVLLMGVAQLRDSAAALAGSGLPLDTPVGIVENGYLPDQRVTIGTLGTIADQAEAVGVANPAVIVIGDVVRVSPFAPQHFKTADYSTITPNRPRVRSN, encoded by the coding sequence ATGGCAATACAGGACATTTACCCCACCGCGCTGCGGCTGCTCGGCCGCCCGGTGCTGGTGGTGGGCGGCGGCCCCGTTGCGGAACGCCGTGCCAAGGGACTGCTCGACGCCGGCGCGAAAGTCACCGTGGTAGCTCCCGTTGCCACCGATAACCTTCGCGGACTCGCAGCTTCCGGCCTCCTCACCTGGGAGCCGCGCGAGTACCGCACGTCAGACCTCGACGGCGTCTGGTTCGTCCAGACCGCCACTGGCACTGCCGCTGTGGACACCCAGGTATCGGCCGACGCCGAGGCGCAGCGCATCTGGTGCGTCAATGCATCCGACCACGAAGCATCAGCCGCGTGGACACCCGCCGTCGCCGTGGTTGATGACGTCAAGATCGCCATCAACGCCGGGGGAGACCCGCGCCGTGCCATGGCTCTCCGCAATGCAGTTGCCACTGCCCTGGAAACAGGTGACCTTCCGCTGCGACGCCACCGCAAGCCGGACGCGGCCGGTAAGACTCCGGCTGGTTCTGTCGCCTTGGTGGGCGGCGGACCTGGCGACTCGGGCCTCATCACCGTCCGTGGCAGACGCCTGCTGGGCCAGGCCGACGTCGTGGTTGCTGACCGTCTTGGCCCGCGCGAGCTGCTTAAGGAACTGGCTCCGGATGTCCGCGTGATCGAGGTTGGCAAGACGCCCGGCCACCATCCCGTGCCGCAACTGGAGATCAACCGGATCCTGGTGGACGAAGCCCTGCAGGGCAACCGGGTGGTCCGCCTCAAAGGCGGCGACCCCTACGTACTGGGTCGTGGCGGCGAGGAAGCAGAGTTCTGCCGGCAGAACGGCGTCGAGGTTGAAGTGGTGCCCGGCGTGACATCGGCAATCTCTGTTCCGGCCGCTGCCGGTATTCCCGTGACGCACCGTGGCTTGGCCAAGGGCTTCAGCGTGGTGACCGGCCACGAAGAGCTGTCCGAAGTCCCCGCACGCCCCGATCACACTGTGGTGTTGCTCATGGGAGTAGCGCAATTGCGGGATTCCGCGGCTGCGCTGGCGGGCTCGGGTCTGCCTTTGGACACGCCAGTAGGTATCGTAGAGAACGGGTATTTGCCGGACCAACGCGTCACCATCGGCACTCTGGGAACCATCGCGGACCAGGCGGAAGCCGTCGGCGTGGCCAACCCGGCGGTCATTGTGATCGGCGATGTTGTCCGTGTCAGCCCCTTTGCACCGCAGCACTTCAAGACCGCTGACTACAGCACTATTACCCCAAATCGTCCCCGCGTCCGCAGTAACTGA
- a CDS encoding PucR family transcriptional regulator produces MKALEIDDDGVVTVLSDVLEDLGVGNARLLLAPAEDNRTVRETVIVDAEDDDEIRPGALVMLIGVRGRAALPALRRIMAGRPTAIAVKGSERELEAAAELLQPTGIGLVAVAPGLRWDKFESIALDRVRENDVPGETPTSVHRDLFAIAQTTATLTNGHVVIEDPGNRVLAYSPASNDVDELRRLSILARRGPEKYQKLLKESGVYKHLQATEAPVHVEANLDAGLRERVAIGIHAGSRVMGYIWLQEGAEPLAANTDRIMVGAARHAAIELVRHRNEQSQSMREDRVSSLLSGTAQVHSQAQSAGIDPSKPAALVLISAGGLSQSAAGLQLRRGELSKVASIHAAAYRPGAVVGALGMETAIILPDVDPLKSVPAINRLVNTIVRDATTHLHFQVQAAVGPIVPRLDALHATLDHVRSVLKVMEATPDVRVASYSDVETTVLTRELLDLMESRTTLRHGGITRLCSRYPEFALTLLTYLEFFGDVNRCAEELAVHRNTVHYRLRRACEVAGLDLHSADERLLAHLQIRLWTYAGTKV; encoded by the coding sequence TTGAAAGCCCTGGAAATTGACGACGACGGCGTCGTCACCGTATTGAGCGACGTCCTGGAAGACCTGGGTGTCGGCAACGCCCGGTTGCTGCTGGCCCCCGCAGAGGACAACAGAACCGTTCGCGAAACTGTCATTGTTGATGCTGAAGACGACGACGAGATCCGCCCAGGGGCCCTGGTCATGTTGATCGGCGTTCGAGGGCGTGCGGCGCTCCCTGCACTCCGCCGCATCATGGCGGGCCGTCCCACGGCAATTGCGGTCAAGGGCAGTGAACGCGAGTTGGAAGCCGCAGCAGAGTTGCTCCAACCGACCGGCATTGGACTGGTGGCTGTTGCCCCGGGGCTCCGCTGGGATAAGTTCGAGAGCATCGCGTTGGACCGGGTCCGTGAGAACGATGTGCCAGGCGAAACCCCCACGTCAGTTCACCGCGACTTGTTCGCGATCGCCCAAACCACGGCCACACTGACCAATGGCCACGTGGTGATCGAAGATCCGGGCAACAGGGTGCTTGCGTACTCACCGGCATCCAATGACGTTGACGAGCTCCGCCGTCTGTCCATCCTGGCGAGGCGAGGCCCTGAAAAGTACCAAAAACTCCTGAAGGAATCAGGGGTCTATAAGCACCTGCAGGCCACTGAAGCGCCTGTCCATGTGGAAGCCAACCTTGATGCGGGTCTTCGTGAACGTGTGGCAATCGGCATTCACGCGGGCAGCCGTGTCATGGGTTACATCTGGTTGCAGGAAGGTGCTGAACCCTTGGCGGCCAACACGGACCGCATCATGGTGGGTGCGGCCCGGCACGCCGCCATCGAGTTGGTACGCCACCGCAATGAGCAGTCCCAGTCGATGCGCGAGGACCGGGTGTCCAGCCTGCTCAGTGGCACGGCCCAAGTCCATTCGCAGGCCCAATCGGCAGGCATCGATCCGTCGAAGCCAGCGGCTTTAGTGCTGATCTCGGCGGGCGGGCTGAGCCAGAGCGCGGCGGGGCTTCAGCTCCGCAGGGGAGAGCTCTCCAAGGTGGCATCAATCCATGCAGCAGCCTACCGACCGGGCGCGGTGGTAGGGGCCCTCGGAATGGAAACGGCCATCATCCTGCCCGACGTGGACCCACTGAAATCCGTCCCCGCCATCAACCGCCTGGTCAACACCATTGTTCGTGATGCCACCACCCACCTTCACTTCCAGGTGCAGGCAGCAGTTGGTCCCATCGTTCCGCGCCTGGACGCCCTGCATGCCACCCTTGATCACGTGCGCAGCGTCCTCAAAGTCATGGAGGCAACGCCGGACGTTCGCGTGGCCTCGTACAGCGACGTGGAAACAACCGTCCTGACCAGGGAATTGTTGGATTTGATGGAATCCCGGACCACCTTGCGTCATGGAGGAATTACCCGGCTGTGCAGCCGCTATCCGGAATTCGCGCTGACCCTCCTGACTTATCTGGAGTTCTTTGGCGACGTGAACCGGTGCGCCGAGGAATTGGCTGTCCACCGCAACACCGTTCATTACAGGCTCCGCCGCGCCTGCGAGGTGGCTGGCCTGGACCTGCACTCCGCGGATGAACGCCTGCTGGCACACCTCCAGATCAGGCTCTGGACCTACGCAGGGACCAAGGTCTAG
- a CDS encoding DNA alkylation repair protein, protein MTPKAGKAPKAALAPGTEPTAVEFLARLQARQSDVEQAKYQRYFKTGKGNYAEGDFFLGVRMGEVFTLAKEFAAMPPEEIEKLLEQDIHEARAGAVKIMALQTQKKKTTEQRRRNLYEMYLRRHDRINNWDLVDLGAGNVVGGWLMDKPRDPLYGLARSASMWERRTSIVATSAFIREGQLDDTFAIAEILLGDKEDLIHKAVGGWVRDAGRSSRERLLAFLDEHAATMPRTTLRYAIEHLGKEQRAYYLTLKDRVSPG, encoded by the coding sequence ATGACCCCCAAGGCAGGGAAGGCACCCAAAGCGGCGTTGGCGCCGGGAACCGAGCCCACCGCCGTCGAGTTCCTCGCGCGGCTCCAAGCCCGGCAGTCCGACGTCGAGCAAGCCAAATACCAGCGCTATTTCAAGACCGGCAAGGGTAACTACGCCGAGGGCGACTTCTTCCTTGGCGTCCGCATGGGCGAGGTTTTCACACTGGCCAAGGAATTTGCAGCCATGCCACCGGAGGAGATCGAGAAGCTCCTGGAGCAGGACATCCACGAGGCCAGGGCTGGAGCCGTGAAGATCATGGCACTCCAAACGCAGAAAAAGAAGACCACGGAACAGCGGCGCCGCAACCTCTACGAGATGTACCTGCGCCGCCACGATCGCATCAACAACTGGGACCTGGTGGACCTGGGAGCGGGAAACGTGGTGGGTGGCTGGCTTATGGATAAACCGCGGGACCCGCTGTATGGCTTGGCCCGATCAGCCAGTATGTGGGAGCGCCGGACGTCCATCGTCGCGACGTCGGCATTCATTCGTGAAGGCCAACTGGACGACACCTTTGCCATCGCCGAAATCCTGCTCGGCGACAAAGAGGACCTGATCCACAAAGCAGTAGGCGGCTGGGTCCGCGACGCAGGGCGCAGCAGCCGCGAACGCCTGCTGGCGTTCCTGGACGAGCACGCCGCCACCATGCCCCGAACCACCCTTCGTTACGCCATCGAGCATCTGGGCAAAGAGCAGCGGGCCTACTATCTGACGCTTAAAGACAGGGTTTCTCCGGGCTGA
- a CDS encoding FAD-dependent oxidoreductase, producing the protein MSISTPVGSADRPLRIAVIGSGPAGVYAADILTKSEAVKSGELNVSIDLFDRYPAPYGLIRYGVAPDHPRIKGIVNALHKVLDRGDIRFFGNVDYGTDISIEDLRKHYDAVIFATGAIKDADLNIPGIELEGSFGGADFVSWYDGHPDVSREWPLDAKEIAVLGNGNVALDVARVLSKHADDLLVTEIPDNVYAGLKNSPVTDVHVFGRRGPAQVKFTPLELRELSHSKDVDIILYAEDFEFDEESDRQVQTNNQTKTMVGTLTNWIAEQPEDLSELTASRRLHLHFLHSPVEIVDSPETPGKVAGIKFERTELDGTGNARGTGEFIDYPVQAVYRSIGYFGSALPDVEFDHKKGVVTNDGGRVLDADGQHVPGLYATGWIKRGPVGLIGHTKGDALETVTYLLEDRENLPVAEVPAADAVVDLLDARGVKFTSWEGWLALDAHELALGAAATEAGTSHGVEVKRERIKVVPREDMVNISRDGVAAQV; encoded by the coding sequence GTGTCAATTAGCACCCCCGTAGGTTCTGCGGACCGTCCGCTTCGCATCGCCGTCATCGGCTCCGGCCCGGCCGGCGTGTACGCAGCGGACATCCTGACCAAGAGCGAGGCCGTCAAGAGCGGCGAACTTAACGTCAGCATCGACCTCTTCGACCGTTACCCGGCACCGTACGGCCTGATTCGCTACGGCGTGGCACCGGACCACCCCCGCATCAAGGGCATCGTCAATGCCCTGCACAAGGTGCTGGACCGCGGCGACATCCGCTTCTTCGGCAACGTGGACTACGGCACGGACATCTCCATCGAGGACCTCCGCAAGCACTACGACGCCGTCATTTTCGCCACTGGCGCTATCAAGGACGCGGACCTGAACATCCCGGGCATCGAACTTGAAGGCTCCTTTGGCGGCGCCGACTTCGTCTCCTGGTACGACGGCCACCCGGACGTTTCCCGCGAATGGCCACTGGACGCCAAGGAAATCGCTGTCCTCGGCAACGGCAACGTAGCCCTCGACGTCGCACGCGTCCTGTCCAAGCACGCCGATGACCTCCTGGTCACCGAAATCCCGGACAACGTCTACGCCGGCCTGAAGAACTCCCCGGTCACCGACGTCCACGTCTTCGGCCGCCGTGGCCCGGCACAGGTGAAGTTCACCCCGCTGGAACTCCGCGAACTCTCGCACTCCAAGGACGTAGACATCATCCTCTACGCCGAGGACTTCGAATTCGACGAAGAGTCCGACCGCCAGGTCCAGACCAACAACCAGACCAAGACCATGGTTGGCACGCTGACCAACTGGATCGCCGAGCAGCCAGAGGACCTCTCCGAGCTCACCGCTTCCCGCCGCCTGCACCTGCACTTCCTGCACAGCCCGGTGGAAATCGTGGACTCCCCGGAAACCCCGGGCAAGGTTGCCGGCATCAAGTTCGAGCGCACCGAGCTTGACGGCACGGGCAATGCCCGCGGCACCGGCGAGTTCATCGACTACCCGGTCCAGGCCGTATACCGCTCCATCGGCTACTTCGGTTCGGCCCTGCCGGACGTCGAATTCGACCACAAGAAGGGCGTCGTCACCAACGACGGCGGCCGCGTCCTGGACGCCGACGGCCAGCATGTTCCGGGTCTCTACGCAACGGGTTGGATCAAGCGCGGTCCGGTGGGCCTCATCGGCCACACCAAGGGCGATGCCCTCGAAACTGTCACGTACCTGCTGGAGGACCGCGAGAACCTTCCCGTTGCCGAGGTTCCCGCAGCGGACGCCGTCGTGGATCTGCTCGACGCCCGCGGTGTGAAGTTCACCAGCTGGGAAGGCTGGCTGGCACTGGATGCCCACGAGCTCGCGCTCGGCGCAGCAGCCACCGAGGCCGGCACCTCCCACGGTGTTGAGGTCAAGCGTGAGCGCATCAAGGTGGTGCCGCGCGAGGACATGGTCAACATCTCCCGTGATGGCGTAGCCGCACAGGTCTAA
- a CDS encoding amino acid permease: MIPTPASTQTLPSPTDLAASPPSNAFAQEEAGYRKTLKPRQIQMIAIGGAIGTGLFMGAGGRLNGSGPALVLVYAVCGFFAFLILRALGELVLYRPTSGSFVSYAREFYGEKMAYTAGWLYFLNWAMTSIVDVTAVALYVKFWGQYWAPINDIPQWLIALIALVVVLSLNLVSVKIFGEMEFWFAMIKVGALVTFLVVGICFIVFGGRTDVGVPGFNVIAENGGMFPMGSVAPLLAISGVVFAYAAVELVGTAAGETADPHKVMPKAVNTVVIRIGVFYVGSVLLLSLLLPFTSYKAGESPFVTFFSHLGDPQAGAISASVMNFVVLTAALSSLNAGLYSTGRILRSMAVNGSAPQFTGRISASGVPYGGILLTAVITLVGVGLNAVVPSQVFEIVLEISAVGIIGGWATIMLCHIKLQHWVRSGKVVRPAFRLFGAPFTSYLTLGFLAFVLVTMGFSETGRWVLASLLVLAPLLIAGWYAYRGRIRTALTS; the protein is encoded by the coding sequence GTGATACCCACCCCTGCGTCCACACAAACCCTTCCTTCCCCAACAGACCTGGCTGCCAGTCCGCCGTCGAACGCTTTCGCCCAAGAGGAAGCCGGCTACCGCAAGACCCTCAAGCCCCGGCAGATCCAGATGATCGCCATCGGCGGTGCGATCGGTACCGGGCTCTTCATGGGTGCCGGAGGCCGCCTGAACGGATCCGGACCTGCGCTGGTCCTGGTCTATGCCGTCTGCGGATTCTTCGCGTTCCTGATCCTGCGGGCACTGGGCGAGTTGGTGCTGTACCGCCCCACCTCCGGCTCGTTCGTTTCCTATGCCCGCGAGTTCTACGGCGAGAAAATGGCCTACACCGCGGGCTGGCTCTACTTCCTGAACTGGGCCATGACCTCCATCGTGGACGTCACCGCCGTAGCCCTGTATGTGAAGTTCTGGGGCCAATATTGGGCACCCATCAACGACATCCCGCAGTGGTTGATCGCGTTGATTGCTTTGGTAGTGGTGCTCTCCCTGAACCTGGTGTCCGTGAAGATCTTTGGCGAGATGGAGTTCTGGTTCGCCATGATCAAGGTGGGCGCCTTGGTGACGTTCCTCGTGGTGGGAATCTGCTTCATTGTTTTCGGCGGACGGACGGACGTTGGCGTTCCGGGCTTCAACGTCATCGCTGAGAACGGCGGCATGTTCCCCATGGGCTCCGTGGCACCGCTCCTGGCCATCAGCGGCGTGGTATTCGCCTACGCCGCGGTGGAACTCGTGGGCACCGCGGCCGGCGAAACCGCCGACCCCCACAAGGTAATGCCAAAAGCGGTAAACACCGTGGTGATCCGCATCGGAGTGTTCTACGTGGGCTCCGTCCTGCTGCTCTCGCTCCTTCTTCCCTTCACGTCCTACAAGGCCGGCGAATCCCCCTTTGTCACCTTCTTCTCGCACCTCGGCGATCCGCAGGCCGGCGCCATCTCGGCGTCCGTGATGAACTTCGTGGTTCTCACCGCTGCGCTCTCCAGCCTCAATGCCGGCCTCTATTCCACCGGCCGCATCCTCCGCTCCATGGCAGTGAACGGCTCCGCTCCACAATTCACCGGACGGATCAGCGCGTCCGGAGTGCCCTACGGTGGCATCCTGCTGACAGCGGTCATCACCCTGGTGGGCGTTGGATTGAACGCCGTTGTCCCTTCGCAGGTCTTTGAGATCGTGCTGGAAATCTCGGCCGTGGGAATCATCGGCGGCTGGGCCACCATCATGCTCTGTCACATCAAACTCCAGCACTGGGTTCGCAGCGGCAAGGTGGTACGCCCGGCCTTTCGGCTGTTCGGAGCTCCTTTTACCTCCTACCTCACGCTCGGGTTCCTGGCCTTTGTCCTGGTCACGATGGGGTTCTCGGAAACAGGTCGCTGGGTGCTGGCCTCGTTGCTGGTGTTGGCTCCGCTGCTGATCGCCGGCTGGTACGCGTATCGCGGCCGCATCC